A portion of the Cryptomeria japonica chromosome 5, Sugi_1.0, whole genome shotgun sequence genome contains these proteins:
- the LOC131875627 gene encoding uncharacterized protein LOC131875627 isoform X2, with protein MIGEPEKAEASAMVAQNRSNQNRPSQSTPKITNGADKSTYKCTHCNQTGHTKSHCFEHVGYPEWWDRSRDSRKKNSKKTSSAAFVETKTEDDVAGQISALATAAGLIS; from the exons ATGATTGGAGAACCAGAAAAGGCTGAAGCTTCAGCCATGGTGGCCCAAAACCGATCTAATCAGAACCGGCCTTCTCAAAGCACGCCTAAGATCACTAATGGTGCCGATAAATCCACCTACAAATGCACCCATTGCAATCAAACTGGTCATACCAAAAGTCACTGCTTTGAACATGTGGGGTATCCAGAATGGTGGGATCGTAGTCGCGATTCACGGAAGAAGAATTCCAAAAAGACCTCCAGTGCTGCGTTTGTTGAAACAAAGACAGAGGATGATGTTGCTGGACAGATCTCAGCATTAGCAACAGCGGCAG GTCTCATCTCTTAA